In Cryptococcus deuterogattii R265 chromosome 4, complete sequence, a genomic segment contains:
- a CDS encoding oxoglutarate dehydrogenase (succinyl-transferring) E1 component has translation MIRSIPKHIRIPSRSTAQPARAILSLSAVQRHTQKRNYATEAVAPSKNDAFANGGNAYYTEEMYRLWKQDPKSVHVSWQTYFSGLDKGLPSSEAFNPAPGFVSGVVPTPAGGSPKLSVKGSGDVTDYLKVQLLIRAYQVRGHHIANLDPLHISGADLDGRVPPELTLDYYGWTEADLKKEFSLGDGILPRFKGQVKDDTMTLGQIIDELKQMYCTHIGCQYVHIPDRGQCDWIRERVEIPTQWNYSVEEKRMILDRLMWSELFEKFIASKYPNEKRFGLEGCESLIPGMKALIDRSVDAGVKSIVLGMPHRGRLNVLGNVIRKPIEAILNEFKGNEDAGDTGGGDVKYHLGANYIRPTPSGKKVSLSLVANPSHLEAEDPVVLGKTRAIQHFEGDEGDGSSAMGVLLHGDAAFAGQGVVYETMGMQNLPNYGTGGTIHLIVNNQIGFTTDPRFARSTPYPSDIAKSIDAPIFHVNSDDVEAVNYVCTLAADWRATFKKDVVIDIVCYRRYGHNETDQPSFTQPKMYKAIQKQPTVLSIYTDKLIKEGTFTEKEIDEHRQWVWGMLEKAYDGSKDYKPSPQEWLSSSWEGFPSPKELAEEVLPQLPTGASEDTLKYVGQVISSFPDGFHPHKNLARIIGNRGKTVSEGKNIDWSTAEALAFGTLCLEGTHVRISGQDVERGTFSQRHAVVHDQETEQTHVALKHLNADQGSFTVTNSHLSEYGTLGFELGYSLVSPNSLTIWEAQFGDFANNAQCIIDQFIAAGERKWLQRTGLVLSLPHGYDGQGPEHSSGRIERFLQLCDDEPRVYPSPEKLERQHQDCNMQIVYPTTPANYFHVLRRQNKRDFRKPLIVFFSKSLLRHPLARSTLEEMSGDSKFQRYLPEPHPESLVEPEKIRRHILCTGQVYFQLLKEREERGINDVAISRIEQLSPLPYDLLTPHLDKYPNADVVWAQEEPLNNGAWTYVQPRLITALKETEHHKSKVPIYAGRKPSSSVATGFKYAHKKEVEMINEMAFAPSEGQ, from the exons ATGATCAGGTCAATTCCAAAACATATCCGCATACCGTCTCGGTCAACGGCTCAGCCCGCTAGGGCCATACTTTCCCTTTCTGCTGTCCAGCGACATACTCAAAAACGAAACTATGCTACAGAGGCCGTCGCTCCCAGCAAGAATGATGCCTTCGCCAACGGTGGAAATGCATACTATACTGAAGA GATGTACCGCCTCTGGAAACAAGATCCCAAGTCTGTCCACGTATCCTGGCAAACTTACTTCTCTGGCCTTGACAAGGGTCTTCCCTCCTCTGAGGCCTTCAACCCCGCCCCTGGGTTTGTCTCTGGTGTCGTTCCCACCCCCGCAGGTGGAAGTCCTAAACTCTCTGTTAAGGGCAGTGGTGATGTCACCGATTACCTTAAA GTTCAACTTTTGATCCGTGCCTACCAAGTTCGAGGTCATCACATTGCCAACCTCGATCCTCTCCACATCTCTGGTGCCGATCTTGACGGTCGTGTCCCCCCCGAGCTTACACTCGACTACTACGGTTGGACTGAAGCCGacctgaagaaggaatTCAGTCTTGGCGACGGTATTCTCCCTCGATTCAAGGGTCAGGTCAAGGACGACACTATGACTTTGGGCCAGATCATTGATGAGCTCAAGCAGATGTACT GTACCCACATTGGTTGCCAGTACGTTCACATCCCCGACCGGGGACAATGCGACTGGATCCGGGAGCGCGTCGAAATTCCTACCCAGTGGAACTATTCcgttgaggaaaagaggatgatccTTGATCGACTGATGTGGTCTGAGCTTTTTGAGAAGTTCATTGCCTCCAAATACCCCAACGAGAAGCGTTTCGGTCTTGAGGGTTGCGAGTCTTTGATCCCTGGTATGAAGGCGCTCATTGATCGTTCCGTCGATGCTGGCGTCAAATCTATAGTTCTTGGGATGCCCCACCGTGGTCGTCTTAACGTTCTTGGTAATGTCATCCGAAAGCCTATTGAGGCCATCTTAAACGAGTTCAAGGGTAACGAGGATGCCGGCGATactggtggtggtgatgtcAAGTACCACCTTGGTGCCAACTACATCCGTCCTACTCCTAGCGGCAAGAAGGTTTCCTTGTCTCTTGTTGCCAACCCTTCGCATTTGGAGGCCGAGGACCCCGTCGTCCTCGGTAAGACCAGGGCTATTCAGCACTTTGAAGGTGACGAGGGAGACGGATCCTCTGCCATGGGTGTCTTGCTCCACGGTGACGCCGCCTTCGCTGGTCAAGGTGTTGTCTACGAAACCATGGGTATGCAGAACCTCCCCAACTACGGCACTGGTGGTACCATCCACTTGATTGTCAACAACCAAATTGGTTTCACCACCGACCCCCGATTTGCCCGTTCTACCCCTTACCCATCTGATATTGCCAAGTCTATCGATGcccccatcttccacgtcaACAGTGACGACGTCGAGGCGGTCAACTATGTCTGTACTCTCGCTGCCGACTGGCGAGCTACCttcaagaaggatgtggTTATTGACATTGTCTGTTACCGACGATATGGGCACAACGAGACTGATCAACCCAGCTTCACTCAGCCGAAAATGTACAAGGCTATTCAAAAGCAACCTACTGTCTTGTCTATCTACACCGACAAGTTGATTAAAGAGGGTACTTTCactgagaaggagattgacgAGCACCGACAATGGGTCTGGGGCATGCTTGAGAAGGCTTACGACGGGTCCAAGGACTACAAACCTTCTCCCCAAGAGTGgctttcctcctcatgGGAAGGTTTCCCTTCCCCCAAGGAGCTCGCCGAGGAGGTTCTCCCTCAGCTCCCTACCGGTGCCAGCGAGGACACCCTCAAGTACGTTGGTCAGGTCATTTCTAGTTTCCCCGACGGCTTCCATCCCCACAAGAACCTTGCCCGAATTATTGGTAACCGAGGCAAGACTGTCTCTGAAGGCAAGAATATTGACTGGTCCACTGCCGAAGCTCTTGCTTTCGGTACTTTGTGCCTTGAGGGTACACACGTTCGAATTTCCGGTCAGGATGTTGAGCGTGGTACTTTCTCTCAGCGACACGCTGTGGTCCATGACCAAGAGACAGAACAGACTCACGTTGCTCTCAAGCATCTCAACGCCGACCAGGGTTCTTTCACTGTTACCAACTCTCATTTGTCTGAGTATGGTACCCTCGGTTTCGAGCTCGGTTACTCTCTTGTCTCTCCCAACAGTTTGACGATCTGGGAGGCTCAGTTTGGTGACTTTGC caacaatgCCCAATGTATCATTGATCAATTCATCGCTGCCGGTGAGCGAAAGTGGCTCCAGCGAACTGGTCTGGTTCTCTCCTTGCCTCATGGTTATGATGGTCAAGGTCCCGAGCACTCTTCTGGTCGTATCGAGCGATTCCTCCAGCTTTGTGATGATGAGCCCCGAGTGTACCCTTCACCCGAAAAGTTGGAGAGGCAGCACCAGGACTGCAACATGCAGATCGTCTATCCCACTACCCCTGCCAACTACTTCCACGTCCTCAGGCGACAAAATAAGCGAGACTTCCGAAAGCCC TTgatcgtcttcttctccaaatccCTTCTCCGACATCCTCTTGCCCGATCTACTCTTGAGGAGATGTCTGGTGACTCCAAGTTCCAGCGATATCTTCCCGAACCTCATCCCGAATCCCTTGTCGAGCCCGAGAAGATCCGACGACACATTTTATGTACTGGCCAGGTCTACTTCCAGCTTCTCAAGGAGCGTGAAGAGCGAGGTATCAACGATGTTGCCATTTCTAGGATTGAGCAATTGTCTCCCTTGCCATATGACCTTTTGACTCCTCATCTTGACAAATACCCCAACGCCGACGTTGTCTGGGCCCAGGAAGAG CCTCTTAACAACGGTGCCTGGACCTACGTTCAGCCCCGACTCATCACCGCTCTTAAGGAGACTGAACATCACAAGTCCAAGGTCCCCATCTACGCTGGTAGGAAGCCTAGCAGTTCTGTTGCCACCGGTTTCAAGTATGCCcacaagaaggaggttgagatGATCAACGAGATGGCTTTTGCTCCCTCTGAAGGACAGTGA